One part of the Lytechinus pictus isolate F3 Inbred chromosome 3, Lp3.0, whole genome shotgun sequence genome encodes these proteins:
- the LOC129256042 gene encoding CTTNBP2 N-terminal-like protein, with amino-acid sequence MEFSKADLMKLLGLLEAELQARDLVINSLKNERTKLLKPSKNPHRQYTLANPYTALVRDSEKAAGKGDSDEEKTKGTDTKDVVASLHAVIEHHRKAEERLKNQVQTLKTSHSKAVNELEDEKRRHAQDTAQGDDVTYMLEKERERLMQQVDFEKAQQSKLEKECKRSQGRLVQERKKHAEFIKLMFDKHLLLAQQLGDTQQRAMEWETQAQAMRAEAQNASKLAAEERNKSVKMEAEMEKKLSEFDIEREQLFGRLQREEMRTKELREELESLKKSSKKSAELVNGRAANGSELNSNSKGSSAKSISSSGDGKTTKGKETPGSVRKPAVAKPKASAKIYGAKGYKTPPHSDKSEASSSSSSSEDINVTVSLSRVHSVSPAAPSPKSNLSESKKPSITSKPKPGTTNLSKGTGKDHKPLSPASSLDKLSGKASSASPSSGVSQKGTKIPSSSAMFANSSQLRKSAPTVAVVAPQPSKASNISQEASKQQLPVKKSSDSTDSSKMDKSEPKSNALSRPTTLASGDTAMKAKEPAGKVSQLRNTLTSPKDKDSRDKSPTRGYVGMNVKAAAAQLTSPVGKKVFNPLGNTPNKLNSSTSSEPSGTTQTKEAPTSVSSTAITDKVKPVVTSPSSITPGKRNVSPRGTPPPIPPNKPSLIPHKSQPSLSSTSSAPPTASLSTMCSVTSSSNTASSKSTSTTTTSSSALSKPISSTMSSTLSKQSSSTSSKPTNTTSPLSKQTNASSTTAFTKTSSTPTSSSAFSKQTTNTNSPALSKSTTSTTPPAFTKSTTSSSSTPTTNSHPESNGPKNSPTSNSLSSSRKSDSLVEARKQLFANKLGSGVGISATNLRPPFESSNPMLMVNNSNSNSLESLNEKTSSSLVTGSSIQGKAAAQVGHQTIELSMPRLVLLLATVLCSQLFLVQKN; translated from the exons ATGGAGTTCTCCAAGGCTGACTTGATGAAGCTTCTAGGGTTACTGGAGGCAGAACTCCAAGCCAGGGACTTGGTCATCAACAGCCTGAAG AATGAGCGTACCAAGCTGCTGAAACCCTCCAAGAATCCTCATCGGCAGTACACCTTGGCCAACCCCTACACAGCCTTGGTGAGAGACAGTGAGAAGGCCGCAGGGAAGGGCGACTCGGACGAGGAGAAAACCAAGGGAACAGATACCAAAGATGTGGTGGCTTCGTTGCATGCTGTCATAGAGCATCATCGGAAAGCAGAGGAGAGGCTCAAGAACCAAGTCCAGACACTCAAAACCAGTCATTCAAAG GCTGTCAATGAACTTGAGGATGAGAAGAGAAGACATGCTCAAGACACAGCACAAGGAGATGATGTCACATACATGctggaaaaggagagagaaagactCATGCAGCAG GTGGACTTTGAGAAGGCCCAGCAGAGCAAGCTAGAAAAGGAGTGCAAGAGATCTCAGGGTCGGCTGGTTCAGGAACGCAAGAAGCATGCAGAGTTCATCAAGCTCATGTTTGACAAGCATCTCTTACTAGCACAGCAGCTTGGAGACACTCAACAGAGAGCCATGGAATGGGAGACCCAGGCACAAGCAATGAGAGCTGAAGCGCAGAATGCTTCAAAGCTTGCCGCTGAAGAAAGGAACAAAAGTGTGAAAATGGAAGCAGAGATGGAGAAGAAGCTCTCGGAATTTGATATTGAGCGAGAGCAGTTGTTCGGAAGGTTGCAGCGGGAGGAAATGAGGACTAAAGAGCTTAGAGAAGAGCTGGAATCTCTCAAGAAGTCTTCTAAGAAATCTGCAGAGTTAGTTAATGGACGTGCAGCGAATGGTAGTGAGTTGAATAGCAATTCAAAAGGAAGTTCTGCAAAGAGTATATCAAGCAGTGGTGACGGTAAAACAACTAAGGGAAAAGAGACTCCTGGGTCTGTTCGCAAACCAGCTGTAGCTAAACCGAAAGCTTCAGCTAAAATCTATGGTGCAAAAGGATACAAGACTCCTCCTCATTCTGATAAATCTGAggcctcatcatcatcgtcatcttcagAAGATATCAATGTGACTGTTTCCTTAAGCAGAGTACACTCTGTGAGTCCTGCTGCTCCAAGTCCAAAGAGCAATTTGTCAGAAAGCAAGAAACCAAGCATAACCTCAAAGCCCAAGCCTGGTACCACTAACCTTTCCAAAGGCACAGGCAAAGACCATAAACCTCTTAGTCCTGCTTCAAGTCTGGACAAACTATCTGGGAAAGCGTCTTCTGCTTCACCTTCATCAGGGGTGTCTCAGAAGGGAACAAAGATACCAAGCAGCAGTGCCATGTTTGCAAATTCATCTCAACTAAGAAAGAGTGCCCCTACAGTGGCAGTTGTTGCCCCACAACCCAGCAAGGCTTCAAATATATCTCAGGAAGCTAGCAAACAACAGCTGCCTGTAAAGAAATCCTCAGACAGTACAGACTCATCTAAAATGGACAAAAGTGAACCTAAAAGCAATGCTTTGTCCAGACCGACAACTTTAGCTTCAGGGGATACTGCAATGAAAGCAAAAGAACCTGCTGGGAAAGTCTCCCAGTTACGGAACACTCTTACATCACCAAAGGACAAAGACTCGAGGGATAAATCTCCAACCAGGGGATATGTTGGAATGAATGTGAAAGCAGCTGCAGCTCAGCTCACCAGTCCCGTTGGTAAGAAAGTCTTCAATCCACTTGGAAACACTCCAAATAAACTCAATTCTTCCACTTCCTCAGAGCCTAGTGGTACCACTCAAACCAAAGAAGCTCCCACAAGTGTCAGCAGTACTGCCATCACTGACAAAGTGAAACCTGTGGTGACTTCTCCATCATCCATCACCCCAGGAAAACGCAATGTGTCACCCCGAGGTACTCCTCCACCTATTCCACCTAATAAACCCTCTCTTATACCTCATAAATCACAACCTTCTCTTTCCTCCACTTCTTCTGCTCCTCCTACGGCTTCCCTGTCCACTATGTGCTCAGTTACATCTTCCTCCAATACTGCTTCATCTAAATCAACAAGTACAACAACTACATCATCCTCTGCTTTATCTAAACCAATAAGTTCAACCATGTCATCTACTTTATCCAAACAATCAAGTTCAACATCATCCAAACCAACAAATACAACCTCTCCTTTATCAAAGCAAACAAATGCATCTTCCACAACTGCCTTTACAAAAACCTCAAGTACACCAACATCGTCATCTGCTTTCTCAAAGCAAACCACTAATACAAATTCACCCGCTTTGTCTAAGTCAACGACATCTACAACTCCTCCTGCCTTTACCAAATCAACAACATCTTCTTCCTCAACTCCAACCACCAACTCTCACCCCGAGTCCAATGGCCCCAAGAACTCCCCTACCTCCAACTCCCTGTCCAGCTCCAGGAAATCAGACTCTCTGGTCGAAGCCCGCAAGCAACTTTTTGCCAATAAACTTGGCAGCGGTGTGGGTATCAGTGCAACTAACCTGCGGCCACCCTTTGAAAGCAGCAACCCAATGCTCATGGTCAATAACTCCAACTCCAATAGCCTGGAGTCCCTTAACGAAAAGACCTCGTCCTCCTTGGTCACAGGAAGCTCCATCCAAGGAAAGGCTGCTGCGCAGGTGGGTCACCAGACTATAGAATTGAGCATGCCCAGACTGGTCCTCTTGTTAGCCACAGTGCTCTGCAGTCAGTTGTTTCTTGTGCAGAAAAATTAA